The following proteins are co-located in the Bosea sp. AS-1 genome:
- the aspS gene encoding aspartate--tRNA ligase, translating into MHRYRSHTCGALRDSDIGQNVRLSGWCHRIRDHGGVLFIDLRDHYGMTQVVVDPDSPAFADAETLRSEWVVRIDGRVKARLAGTENANLPTGAVEVFATGIEVLGPSAELPLPVFGDLEYPEDTRLKYRFLDLRREKLHNNIMLRTKVIDSMRQRMKAAGFSEFQTPILTASSPEGARDFLVPSRLHAGKFYALPQAPQQYKQLLMMAGFDRYFQIAPCFRDEDPRADRLPGEFYQLDVEMSFVEQEDVFATMEPVITGVFEEFAEGKKVARNWPRIPYAEAMAKYGSDKPDLRNPIEMQDVSEHFRGSGFKVFARILEGDKNRVWAIPAPNGGSRAFCDRMNSWAQGEGQPGLGYLIVKEDGEGQGPIANNIGPERVAAIVRQMGLKGGDACFFVAGDPDKFVKFAGSARNKVGQELGLIDENAFAFAWIVDFPMFEYNEDEKKIDFSHNPFSMPQGGLKALTEEDPLSLKAFQYDIACNGFELASGGIRNHRPEAMVKAFEIAGYGEETVIERFGGMYRAFQYGAPPHGGMAAGVDRIIMLLAGATNLREVALFPMNQQAVDLLMGAPAEATPKQLREAHLRVNMPEKNG; encoded by the coding sequence CTGCATCGCTACCGTTCCCACACCTGCGGCGCGCTCCGTGACAGCGACATCGGCCAGAATGTCCGCCTCTCCGGCTGGTGCCACCGCATCCGCGACCATGGCGGCGTGCTCTTCATCGACCTGCGCGACCATTACGGCATGACGCAGGTCGTGGTGGACCCGGATTCGCCGGCCTTCGCCGATGCCGAAACGTTGCGCTCGGAATGGGTCGTGCGCATCGACGGCAGGGTCAAGGCGCGTCTCGCCGGCACCGAGAACGCCAACCTGCCGACCGGTGCTGTCGAGGTCTTCGCGACCGGCATCGAGGTTCTGGGTCCCTCGGCCGAATTGCCGCTGCCGGTATTCGGCGATCTCGAATACCCCGAGGACACCCGCCTGAAGTACCGCTTCCTCGACCTGCGTCGCGAGAAGCTGCACAACAACATCATGCTGCGCACCAAGGTCATCGACTCGATGCGCCAACGGATGAAGGCGGCCGGCTTCTCCGAATTCCAGACGCCGATCCTGACCGCCTCCTCGCCGGAAGGCGCGCGCGACTTTCTGGTGCCGAGCCGCCTCCATGCCGGCAAGTTCTACGCGCTGCCGCAGGCGCCGCAGCAGTACAAGCAGCTCCTGATGATGGCGGGCTTCGACCGCTACTTCCAGATCGCGCCCTGCTTCCGCGACGAGGATCCGCGCGCCGACCGCCTGCCGGGTGAGTTCTACCAGCTCGACGTCGAGATGAGCTTCGTCGAGCAGGAGGACGTGTTCGCGACGATGGAGCCGGTGATCACCGGCGTCTTCGAGGAGTTCGCCGAAGGCAAGAAAGTCGCGCGCAACTGGCCGCGCATTCCCTATGCCGAAGCGATGGCGAAATACGGTTCCGACAAGCCGGACCTGCGCAACCCGATCGAGATGCAGGACGTTTCCGAGCATTTCCGAGGCTCGGGCTTCAAGGTCTTCGCGCGGATCCTCGAAGGCGACAAGAACCGCGTCTGGGCCATTCCGGCGCCGAACGGCGGCAGCCGGGCTTTCTGCGACCGGATGAACTCCTGGGCGCAAGGGGAAGGCCAGCCCGGCCTCGGCTATCTGATCGTCAAGGAGGACGGCGAAGGGCAGGGGCCGATCGCCAACAACATCGGGCCGGAGCGCGTCGCTGCGATCGTCAGGCAGATGGGGCTGAAGGGCGGCGATGCCTGCTTCTTCGTCGCGGGCGACCCCGACAAGTTCGTGAAGTTCGCCGGCTCGGCCCGCAACAAAGTGGGCCAGGAGCTCGGGCTGATCGACGAGAACGCCTTCGCCTTCGCCTGGATCGTCGACTTCCCGATGTTCGAGTACAACGAGGACGAGAAGAAGATCGATTTCTCGCATAACCCCTTCTCGATGCCGCAGGGTGGCTTGAAGGCGCTGACCGAGGAGGATCCGCTCTCGCTCAAAGCGTTCCAGTACGACATCGCCTGCAACGGCTTCGAGCTGGCCTCCGGCGGCATCCGCAACCACCGCCCCGAGGCGATGGTGAAGGCCTTCGAGATCGCCGGCTATGGCGAGGAGACGGTGATCGAGCGCTTCGGCGGCATGTATCGCGCGTTCCAGTACGGCGCGCCGCCGCATGGCGGCATGGCGGCCGGCGTCGACCGCATCATCATGCTGCTGGCGGGGGCGACGAACCTGCGCGAGGTCGCGCTGTTCCCGATGAACCAGCAGGCCGTCGACCTGCTGATGGGGGCACCGGCCGAGGCGACGCCGAAGCAGCTGCGCGAGGCGCATCTGCGCGTCAACATGCCCGAAAAGAACGGCTGA
- a CDS encoding glycosyltransferase family 2 protein, which yields MPAAAITAIVVSYDSAEVLPACLDALAGESVPAIVVDNASGDDSRAIAAKRGARVIANARNEGYGRANNLGVAAADTPYVLIVNPDLELKPGAAAALLEAAERYPDAGMLAPRIVEPSGRVFLQPRSLLSPGHLNRSGAMAVPGGDACLPFLSGACLLVRRELFLALGGFDPAIFLFYEDDDLCRRMRDAGHALVHVHGAEARHGRGKSSAPSPQRRFKARWHLAWSERYIARKYGLPQPKPVRTLENLGKALGYGLLLKREKMFAHAGSAAGARAWARGETALVHEGLAELP from the coding sequence ATGCCCGCCGCCGCGATCACCGCCATCGTCGTCAGCTACGACAGCGCTGAAGTCCTGCCCGCCTGCCTCGATGCGCTGGCAGGGGAGAGCGTACCGGCCATCGTCGTCGACAATGCCAGCGGCGACGACAGCCGGGCCATCGCGGCGAAACGGGGAGCGCGGGTTATCGCCAATGCCCGCAACGAGGGTTACGGCCGCGCCAACAACCTTGGCGTCGCGGCAGCGGACACGCCTTATGTGCTGATCGTCAATCCCGATCTGGAGCTGAAGCCGGGCGCTGCTGCGGCCTTGCTGGAAGCGGCGGAGCGCTATCCCGATGCCGGGATGCTGGCGCCACGCATCGTCGAGCCATCGGGACGTGTCTTCCTACAGCCGCGCTCGCTGCTCTCGCCTGGTCATCTCAACCGCAGCGGCGCGATGGCGGTGCCAGGGGGCGACGCCTGCCTGCCTTTCCTGTCCGGTGCCTGCCTGCTGGTCCGGCGGGAGCTGTTTCTGGCGCTCGGTGGCTTCGATCCGGCGATCTTCCTGTTCTACGAGGATGACGATCTCTGCCGTCGCATGCGCGATGCCGGCCATGCGCTTGTCCATGTCCATGGCGCGGAGGCGCGGCATGGACGCGGGAAGTCCAGCGCTCCGTCGCCGCAGCGGCGCTTCAAGGCTCGCTGGCACCTCGCATGGTCGGAGCGCTACATCGCCCGCAAATACGGCTTGCCGCAGCCGAAGCCGGTGCGGACGCTGGAAAACCTCGGCAAGGCATTGGGGTACGGGCTCCTCCTCAAGCGCGAGAAGATGTTCGCCCACGCGGGTTCCGCTGCTGGCGCGCGCGCCTGGGCACGCGGCGAGACGGCGCTGGTGCATGAGGGGCTCGCGGAACTGCCGTGA
- a CDS encoding CatB-related O-acetyltransferase, with product MSHTSPGKAMDAVAAEDRDWRPSALQAWWAGLPQTARGLLRKRFNRDNQTRLHLAHLVARRPGQIVVGPYTYGRPKVRFPESGARLVIGRYGSIADGVEILLGGNHRLDWTTSYPFPAMPRIWPDAAGLTGHDTTRGDVVIGHDVWLGSQCMVLSGVTIGHGAAVAARAVVTRDVPPYAIVAGNPARVVRLRFDEATIAALLATRWWNLPKPQIDALLPLLLSDRIHDFIGAVAKTR from the coding sequence GTGAGCCACACGTCGCCGGGCAAAGCTATGGACGCCGTCGCGGCCGAGGATCGCGACTGGCGCCCATCCGCGTTGCAGGCCTGGTGGGCCGGCTTGCCGCAGACCGCACGCGGCCTGCTGCGCAAGCGCTTCAACCGCGACAACCAGACCCGGCTGCATCTGGCGCATCTCGTCGCCCGGCGGCCGGGCCAGATCGTGGTCGGCCCCTATACCTATGGGCGGCCGAAGGTGCGCTTTCCCGAGAGCGGAGCGAGGCTCGTCATCGGCCGCTATGGTTCGATCGCCGACGGAGTCGAGATCCTGCTCGGCGGCAACCATCGGCTCGACTGGACGACGAGCTATCCGTTCCCGGCCATGCCCCGGATCTGGCCCGATGCCGCCGGCCTTACAGGCCATGACACGACACGCGGCGATGTGGTCATCGGGCATGATGTCTGGCTCGGCTCGCAATGCATGGTCCTGTCCGGCGTCACGATCGGCCATGGCGCCGCGGTCGCCGCGCGCGCCGTGGTGACGCGCGACGTGCCGCCCTATGCCATCGTCGCCGGCAATCCGGCCCGGGTGGTGCGCCTGCGTTTCGACGAGGCGACGATCGCCGCGCTCCTCGCGACACGCTGGTGGAACCTGCCGAAGCCACAGATCGATGCGCTGCTGCCGCTCCTGCTCAGCGACCGGATCCACGACTTCATCGGCGCCGTCGCGAAAACACGGTAG
- a CDS encoding DUF192 domain-containing protein: protein MHAVRTTFAAIALFLVALAPAGAWAQAQSAGAEAAGLEALTIVSGGTRHAFHVEVMRTPDQRAKGLMYRNYLPPDRGMLFDFGASEPVAMWMQNTYIPLDMLFIRADGTIARIAENTEPLSTRTIPSGEPVLSVLEINGGVSKQLGIKAGDKVEHKLFKR from the coding sequence ATGCACGCCGTCCGCACCACCTTTGCCGCCATCGCGCTTTTCCTCGTTGCGCTCGCCCCCGCAGGGGCCTGGGCGCAGGCCCAGTCCGCCGGAGCGGAAGCCGCGGGTCTCGAGGCGCTGACGATCGTCAGCGGCGGCACCCGCCACGCCTTCCATGTCGAGGTGATGCGTACGCCGGATCAACGCGCCAAGGGGCTGATGTACCGCAACTATCTGCCACCGGACCGGGGCATGCTGTTTGACTTCGGCGCAAGCGAGCCGGTGGCGATGTGGATGCAGAATACCTATATCCCGCTGGATATGCTGTTCATCCGGGCCGACGGCACAATCGCGCGCATCGCGGAGAACACCGAGCCGCTCTCGACGCGGACGATTCCCTCGGGCGAGCCGGTGCTTTCGGTGCTGGAGATCAACGGCGGCGTCAGCAAGCAGCTCGGTATCAAGGCGGGCGACAAGGTGGAGCACAAGCTGTTCAAACGCTGA
- a CDS encoding ETC complex I subunit codes for MTARIYRPARTAMQSGTAKTERWLLEYEPEAPRQIEPLMGWTSSSDMKSQLKLWFDSEAEAVAYATRNGIPYRVEQPHDPKRRSISYSDNFKFSRVGQWTH; via the coding sequence ATGACCGCACGCATCTATCGCCCCGCCCGCACGGCCATGCAGTCCGGCACGGCCAAGACCGAGCGCTGGCTGCTGGAATACGAGCCGGAGGCCCCGCGCCAGATCGAGCCGCTGATGGGCTGGACCTCGTCCTCCGACATGAAGAGCCAGCTCAAGCTCTGGTTCGACAGCGAGGCCGAGGCGGTCGCCTATGCGACGCGCAACGGCATTCCCTATCGCGTCGAGCAGCCGCATGATCCCAAGCGCCGCTCGATCTCCTATTCCGACAATTTCAAGTTCTCCCGCGTCGGTCAGTGGACGCATTGA
- a CDS encoding GDCCVxC domain-containing (seleno)protein, with the protein MTVQPVLRSEITCPHCGHRKVEDMPTDACQFFYACEGCQALLRPKPGDCCVFCSYGSAPCPPIQLERQGSGGGCCCH; encoded by the coding sequence ATGACCGTGCAGCCCGTGCTTCGCTCCGAGATCACCTGTCCCCATTGCGGTCACCGCAAGGTCGAGGACATGCCGACCGACGCCTGCCAGTTCTTCTATGCATGCGAGGGGTGTCAGGCCCTGCTGCGGCCGAAGCCGGGCGATTGCTGCGTCTTCTGCTCCTACGGCTCGGCGCCATGCCCGCCGATCCAGCTTGAGCGGCAGGGCAGTGGCGGCGGGTGCTGCTGCCACTGA
- a CDS encoding glycosyltransferase family 39 protein → MMFSLTPAIDRLSAFVSASHARACAFLLLLSFAAFLPGFSTLQPIDRDEPRFAQASKQMLETGDFVDIRFQDEARHKKPVGIYWLQAAAVKAGAALGVSEPHTQIWLYRIPSLIGATATVLLAYWALLAFLSPPLALLGAALMATAVLLGVEARIAKTDAVLAACAVASMGALARTWLDWTRSLAFVPSRRNWLVFWGATALGLLIKGPIVPMVWGLAILVLSASQRSFRWLKPLRFGPGLLICLIVALPWFVAIMIKTGGSFFAESVGQDMLGKVAEGQEKHWGPPGLYLLFFFATYWPAAAFAAMAVPFAWVRRKEPQILFLIAWILPSWIVFEAVPTKLPHYVLPLYPAITALLLLAVVNGGINRHRRGAVATATLVVTVPLALMAVVLFGNWTLDHAVPWLALPFFALVLAVGVSIVAAFRRLDFEGALWRCVLVGLLLTVAMYPFAIESLRSLKLSPRLAEAAKAAGCADPAVITLGYREPSLVFLTGTDLAMAADGAQAAAFLGQPGCRVAFVESRFSGEFEAAVSALPQKPRLLTTINGFNLNGGRRLAIAVFAKAPG, encoded by the coding sequence ATGATGTTTTCGCTCACGCCCGCGATCGACCGGCTCAGCGCCTTCGTCTCGGCCAGCCATGCGCGCGCCTGCGCCTTCCTGCTGCTGCTCTCGTTCGCGGCCTTCCTGCCCGGTTTCAGCACGTTGCAGCCGATCGACCGAGACGAGCCGCGCTTCGCCCAGGCCAGCAAGCAGATGCTGGAGACCGGCGATTTCGTCGATATTCGGTTCCAGGACGAGGCGCGCCACAAGAAGCCAGTCGGCATCTACTGGCTGCAGGCTGCGGCGGTGAAGGCCGGCGCGGCGCTCGGTGTTTCGGAGCCGCACACGCAGATCTGGCTCTACCGCATCCCCTCGCTGATCGGCGCGACCGCGACTGTGCTGCTGGCCTATTGGGCGCTGCTCGCCTTCCTCTCGCCGCCGTTGGCGCTTCTGGGCGCTGCGCTGATGGCAACCGCGGTGCTGCTCGGCGTCGAGGCGCGCATCGCCAAGACCGATGCCGTGCTCGCGGCCTGTGCCGTCGCCAGCATGGGCGCGCTCGCCCGCACCTGGCTGGACTGGACGCGCTCGCTCGCCTTCGTGCCGAGCCGGCGCAACTGGCTGGTGTTCTGGGGTGCGACCGCTCTCGGCCTGCTGATCAAGGGGCCGATCGTGCCGATGGTCTGGGGCCTCGCCATCCTCGTGCTGAGCGCGAGCCAGCGCTCGTTCCGCTGGCTGAAGCCGCTGCGTTTCGGGCCGGGGCTGCTCATCTGCCTGATCGTCGCGCTGCCCTGGTTCGTCGCGATCATGATCAAGACCGGCGGCAGCTTCTTCGCTGAGAGCGTCGGACAGGACATGCTCGGCAAGGTCGCTGAGGGACAGGAAAAGCATTGGGGACCGCCGGGGCTCTATCTTCTCTTCTTCTTCGCGACCTACTGGCCGGCGGCTGCCTTCGCCGCGATGGCGGTGCCCTTCGCCTGGGTCCGCCGCAAGGAGCCGCAGATCCTGTTCCTGATCGCCTGGATTCTGCCCTCCTGGATCGTCTTCGAAGCCGTGCCGACCAAGCTGCCGCATTACGTGCTGCCGCTTTATCCGGCCATTACGGCGCTGCTGCTGCTGGCGGTGGTCAATGGCGGCATCAACCGCCACCGACGCGGCGCGGTGGCGACGGCGACGCTGGTGGTCACGGTGCCGCTCGCGCTGATGGCCGTCGTCCTGTTCGGCAACTGGACATTGGACCACGCCGTTCCGTGGCTCGCGCTGCCGTTCTTCGCGCTGGTGCTGGCCGTGGGGGTCAGCATCGTCGCGGCTTTCCGGCGGCTCGATTTCGAGGGCGCGCTCTGGCGCTGTGTGCTCGTGGGCTTGCTCCTGACGGTCGCGATGTATCCTTTCGCGATCGAGAGTCTACGCTCGCTCAAGCTTTCGCCGCGCCTCGCCGAGGCGGCAAAGGCCGCGGGCTGCGCAGACCCGGCCGTCATCACGCTGGGCTATCGCGAGCCGAGTCTCGTCTTCCTCACCGGCACAGATCTCGCCATGGCGGCGGATGGTGCGCAGGCGGCGGCCTTTCTGGGTCAGCCCGGCTGCCGGGTCGCCTTCGTCGAGAGCAGGTTCTCCGGCGAGTTCGAGGCAGCGGTTTCCGCGCTGCCGCAGAAGCCGCGCCTGCTGACGACGATCAACGGGTTCAACCTCAATGGCGGACGCAGGCTCGCGATCGCCGTCTTTGCCAAGGCGCCGGGCTGA
- a CDS encoding glycosyltransferase family 2 protein, with translation MLSPQPLLSVVVPVRNEQGNIAPLVADIEKACATIGAFEVVYVNDGSTDGTAAALAELAAAKPWLRIVTHARSCGQSAAVRSGVRHARAAIVATLDGDGQNDPAFLPSMVEALQKAGLETGLVQGQRVGRKDTGFKKLQSRIANTVRVKVLKDGTRDTGCGLKCFRREAYLALPYFDALHRFMPALMVREGYKVAHVDVRDRPRLTGVSNYGFFDRLWVGILDLAGVWWLIRRRKRVPQIVSETP, from the coding sequence ATCCTTTCCCCCCAGCCCTTGCTCAGCGTCGTCGTGCCGGTGCGCAACGAGCAGGGCAACATCGCGCCGCTCGTCGCCGATATCGAGAAGGCCTGCGCGACGATCGGCGCCTTTGAAGTCGTCTATGTCAATGACGGCTCGACGGACGGCACGGCCGCAGCGCTGGCCGAACTCGCGGCGGCCAAGCCCTGGTTGCGCATCGTCACTCACGCCCGGTCCTGCGGGCAGAGCGCGGCGGTGCGCAGCGGCGTGCGTCATGCCCGCGCGGCCATCGTCGCGACGCTCGACGGCGACGGCCAGAACGACCCCGCCTTCCTGCCGAGCATGGTCGAGGCGCTCCAGAAAGCCGGGCTCGAGACCGGACTGGTGCAGGGACAGCGCGTCGGCCGCAAGGATACCGGCTTCAAGAAATTGCAGTCGCGCATCGCCAACACGGTGCGCGTGAAGGTGCTGAAGGACGGCACGCGCGACACCGGCTGCGGGCTGAAATGCTTCCGGCGCGAGGCCTATCTGGCGCTCCCCTATTTCGATGCGCTGCACCGCTTCATGCCGGCGCTGATGGTGCGCGAAGGCTACAAGGTGGCGCATGTCGACGTGCGCGACAGGCCACGACTGACCGGCGTCTCGAATTACGGCTTCTTCGACCGGCTCTGGGTCGGCATCCTCGATCTCGCCGGGGTATGGTGGCTGATCCGTCGGCGCAAGCGCGTGCCGCAGATCGTTTCGGAGACGCCCTGA
- a CDS encoding lipid-A-disaccharide synthase N-terminal domain-containing protein, producing MLIDLQHKVGGYFHDVFVNNIDWWVLLGVVAQGLFTMRFVVQWWASEKAKRSVVPMTFWWFSIGGGALLLLYALYRRDPVFILGQGFGVFVYVRNLQFVLRAKARGENTDSGPG from the coding sequence ATGCTGATCGATCTCCAGCACAAGGTCGGTGGCTATTTCCACGACGTCTTCGTCAACAACATCGACTGGTGGGTGCTGCTGGGCGTCGTGGCGCAGGGGCTCTTCACCATGCGCTTCGTCGTGCAGTGGTGGGCGAGCGAGAAGGCCAAGCGCTCGGTCGTGCCGATGACCTTCTGGTGGTTTTCGATCGGCGGCGGGGCGCTGCTGTTGCTCTACGCGCTCTATCGGCGCGACCCGGTTTTCATCCTTGGGCAGGGTTTCGGCGTCTTCGTCTACGTCCGCAACCTGCAATTCGTGCTGCGGGCCAAGGCGCGGGGCGAAAACACCGACTCCGGGCCGGGCTAG
- a CDS encoding DUF6468 domain-containing protein, whose translation MTITLIADALVASLLVATIITCYVLAKRIERLKADEAGMRQTVGALVTATDNAERAIAGLKNTLGDCDRTLEERLRTAERYAADLAAQVEAGQAVMERIGQIVSAAALVAKPVAEARPAAAPQPAPLSLLESAAQSAAAIRARAARRLEEQAA comes from the coding sequence ATGACGATCACCCTCATCGCCGATGCCCTTGTCGCCAGCCTGCTCGTCGCGACCATCATCACCTGCTACGTCCTGGCCAAGCGCATCGAGCGGCTGAAGGCGGACGAGGCCGGCATGCGCCAGACCGTCGGCGCGCTGGTCACCGCCACCGACAATGCCGAGCGCGCCATCGCCGGCCTCAAGAACACGCTGGGCGACTGCGACCGCACGCTGGAAGAGCGCCTGCGCACCGCCGAGCGCTACGCCGCCGACCTCGCCGCCCAGGTCGAAGCCGGGCAGGCCGTGATGGAGCGCATCGGCCAGATCGTCTCGGCCGCCGCCCTCGTCGCCAAGCCCGTGGCGGAAGCCCGGCCGGCTGCGGCGCCGCAGCCGGCGCCGCTCTCCCTGCTCGAAAGCGCCGCGCAATCAGCCGCTGCGATCCGCGCTCGCGCCGCCCGCCGCCTTGAGGAACAGGCTGCGTGA
- the fliM gene encoding flagellar motor switch protein FliM, with the protein MSLDNPDKPRDEQPTPETMAAEWAAMPAVIEEDGEQEGGTDRLMSQDEIDTMLGFSSSEDSASRNGIQAIVDSGSVAYERLPMLEIIFERLVRLLSTSLRNFFTDNVEVTLESIRSVRFGDYVNSISQPAMLSVFKAEEWDNFGLITIESSLIYSVLDTMFGGKRGQPAPRIDGRPFTSIEIRMVRRVIELVLSDAQAAFKPLSPVTFNIDRVESNPRFVSISRPANAAIRVELKFDMEGRGGSLHILLPYATIEPIRELLLESFMGEKLGRDPIWENHLATEVWQAGVDVTCVLHETRMPLKRVMKLEIGDTLMFDARPDSTVSLRCGDFIVTEGRIGRVDGKIAVQVVSPLRRSKTTLAAFDSLASHLGATN; encoded by the coding sequence ATGAGCCTCGACAATCCGGACAAGCCCCGCGACGAGCAGCCGACGCCCGAGACCATGGCAGCGGAATGGGCTGCGATGCCCGCGGTCATCGAGGAAGACGGCGAGCAGGAAGGCGGTACCGACCGCCTGATGTCGCAGGACGAAATCGACACGATGCTCGGTTTCTCCAGCAGCGAGGACAGCGCCTCCCGCAACGGCATCCAGGCGATCGTCGATTCCGGCTCGGTCGCCTATGAACGCCTGCCGATGCTCGAGATCATCTTCGAGCGTCTGGTGCGCCTGCTCTCGACCAGCCTGCGCAACTTCTTCACCGATAATGTCGAGGTAACGCTGGAGAGCATTCGCTCCGTCCGTTTCGGCGACTACGTCAATTCGATCTCGCAGCCGGCGATGCTCTCGGTCTTCAAGGCCGAGGAATGGGACAATTTCGGCCTCATCACCATCGAATCCTCGCTGATCTACTCGGTGCTCGACACCATGTTCGGCGGCAAGCGCGGCCAGCCTGCTCCGCGCATCGACGGCCGGCCCTTCACCTCCATCGAGATCCGGATGGTCCGTCGCGTCATCGAGCTCGTGCTGAGCGACGCGCAGGCCGCCTTCAAGCCGCTCTCGCCGGTGACCTTCAACATCGACCGGGTCGAATCGAACCCGCGCTTCGTCTCGATCTCGCGCCCCGCCAACGCGGCGATCCGTGTCGAACTGAAGTTCGACATGGAAGGCCGCGGCGGCTCGCTGCACATCCTCCTGCCCTATGCGACCATCGAGCCGATCCGCGAATTGCTGCTCGAAAGCTTCATGGGTGAGAAGCTCGGGCGCGATCCGATCTGGGAGAACCACCTCGCCACCGAGGTCTGGCAGGCCGGCGTCGACGTCACCTGCGTGCTGCACGAGACGCGGATGCCGCTGAAGCGCGTGATGAAGCTCGAGATCGGCGACACGCTGATGTTCGACGCACGCCCCGATTCGACCGTGTCGCTGCGCTGCGGCGACTTCATCGTCACCGAGGGCCGCATCGGCCGGGTCGACGGCAAGATTGCGGTGCAGGTCGTGAGCCCGCTGCGGCGTTCCAAGACCACGCTCGCCGCATTCGACAGCCTGGCCAGCCATCTTGGCGCCACCAACTGA
- the fliL gene encoding flagellar basal body-associated protein FliL gives MAKKAKTEDEGASGEEASKGGKKKLIIIIATVALLAAGGGGYWFLFKRHSPEQVAAAEAAAKAKKPATFLEMKDMMIGMSNGGQQDRQPIMKIKVVLEIGDPKVSEEVKPLLPRVEDAFQVFMRELRPSDLEGSAGMYRLKEELLRRVNMTVYPAKVDAVLFKELLVQ, from the coding sequence ATGGCGAAGAAGGCCAAGACCGAAGACGAAGGCGCCTCCGGCGAGGAAGCCTCGAAGGGCGGCAAGAAGAAGCTCATCATCATTATCGCGACCGTCGCTTTGCTCGCGGCCGGCGGTGGAGGCTACTGGTTCCTGTTCAAGCGGCATTCGCCGGAGCAGGTCGCGGCCGCAGAAGCGGCTGCCAAGGCCAAGAAGCCCGCCACCTTCCTCGAGATGAAGGACATGATGATCGGCATGTCGAATGGCGGCCAGCAGGACCGCCAGCCGATCATGAAGATCAAGGTCGTGCTCGAGATCGGCGATCCGAAGGTCTCGGAAGAGGTCAAGCCGCTGCTGCCCCGCGTCGAGGACGCCTTTCAGGTCTTCATGCGCGAGTTGCGCCCCTCCGATCTCGAAGGCTCGGCCGGCATGTATCGGTTGAAGGAAGAGCTGCTGCGCCGCGTCAACATGACGGTCTACCCGGCGAAGGTCGATGCCGTGCTGTTCAAGGAACTGCTGGTGCAATGA
- the flgF gene encoding flagellar basal-body rod protein FlgF, translating into MENALLIGLSRQVALSRELDVIANNMANVGTSGFKARSARFNEFVMPKAKAEAFKPADQRLSYVIDKGTPLDLSQGPTEFTGNPLDVALKGDNFLVVQTSAGERYTRAGSLTINRQGQLVTQAGQPVMGEAGPISFGNTEFDMRIAADGTVTSDQGTRGKLRQVRFADPRTLVSEGTNLFSSPTPAQAAPAGTRLEPGAVERSNVKAVTELTRLMEVQRAYQSVANMISRSDDLRSRAISRLADQQA; encoded by the coding sequence GTGGAGAACGCCCTTCTCATCGGCCTCTCGCGCCAGGTCGCCCTGTCGCGGGAGCTGGACGTCATCGCCAACAACATGGCGAATGTCGGCACGAGTGGATTCAAGGCGCGCAGCGCGCGCTTCAACGAATTCGTCATGCCGAAAGCCAAGGCGGAGGCCTTCAAGCCGGCCGACCAGAGGCTCTCCTACGTCATCGACAAGGGGACTCCGCTCGACCTCTCGCAGGGGCCGACCGAGTTTACCGGCAACCCGCTCGACGTCGCGCTGAAGGGCGACAATTTCCTCGTCGTGCAGACGTCCGCCGGAGAACGCTATACCCGCGCCGGCTCGCTGACGATCAATCGCCAGGGCCAGCTCGTCACCCAGGCCGGCCAGCCGGTGATGGGCGAGGCGGGGCCGATCTCCTTCGGCAACACCGAATTCGACATGCGCATCGCCGCCGACGGCACGGTGACGAGCGACCAGGGCACGCGCGGCAAGCTCCGGCAGGTCCGCTTCGCCGATCCGCGCACGCTGGTGAGCGAGGGCACGAACCTGTTCTCCTCGCCGACCCCGGCCCAGGCGGCTCCGGCCGGCACGCGGCTGGAGCCCGGCGCGGTCGAGCGCTCGAACGTCAAGGCCGTCACCGAACTGACGCGACTGATGGAGGTGCAGCGCGCCTACCAGAGCGTCGCCAACATGATCAGCCGCTCCGACGATCTGCGCAGCAGGGCGATTTCGCGCCTGGCTGACCAGCAGGCCTGA